The following proteins are encoded in a genomic region of Leucoraja erinacea ecotype New England chromosome 23, Leri_hhj_1, whole genome shotgun sequence:
- the LOC129708338 gene encoding WW domain-binding protein 2-like → MALNGAADVGRGSVLMSQDHVELSFTDVGNNVEAFRGSRKGTIYLMSYQLIFVAKDSREALKSFTMPFYLMNGCEIKQPVLGANYIKGTINAEPNGGWQGCATFKLTFINGGAIEFGQLMLQTAQQASRGTVQSDVCCYNFMPNSVGVMAPPMEVPMYPPAPSAMFVYPPPPPVGFYPGPPPTERTMNYMPPPPYPGPMTLPAGDGGQQMPTAPVNFAEGDRGVNRRLPNPPITHVPMEQPPPYSAYAKSQ, encoded by the exons atggCGCTGAACGGAGCGGCCGATGTAGGCCGCGGTAG TGTGTTGATGTCACAGGATCATGTGGAGCTGTCGTTCACTGACGTCGGCAACAATGTGGAAGCTTTCAGAGGCTCAAGGAAGGGAACTATTTACCTGATGTCCTACCAA CTAATCTTTGTGGCAAAAGATAGCAGAGAAGCACTGAAATCATTCACAATGCCGTTTTACTTGATGAATGGATGCGAGATTAAACAACCAGTCCTTGGGGCAAACTACATCAAAGGCACCATCAATGCCGAGCCAAATG GAGGATGGCAAGGTTGTGCGACCTTTAAACTTACCTTCATCAACGGAGGAGCCATCGAATTTGGCCAGCTGATGTTACAGACAGCTCAACAGG CTTCCAGGGGCACAGTCCAATCAGATGTATGCTGCTACAACTTCATGCCAAACAGTGTAGGTGTAATGGCACCACCCATGGAGGTGCCAATGTACCCTCCAGCACCATCTGCCATGTTTGTTTACCCGCCCCCACCTCCAG TGGGATTTTACCCAGGACCACCTCCCACAGAGCGTACAATGAACTATATGCCACCGCCCCCTTATCCTGGACCAATGACCCTTCCTGCGGGAGATGGAGGGCAACAGATGCCTACAG caCCAGTGAATTTTGCAGAAGGGGATAGAGGTGTAAACAGGAGGCTGCCAAACCCTCCCATTACGCATGTGCCCATG GAGCAGCCCCCTCCATACTCGGCATATGCCAAGAGCCAGTGA